One genomic window of Polaromonas sp. SP1 includes the following:
- a CDS encoding ShlB/FhaC/HecB family hemolysin secretion/activation protein, producing the protein MGVLGASAAMGSAVLAQVRADVRPDAGTLLELPGPLPLLPPRSGPAVDVPEPRATAPAPGTARMTPAAFSFTGNTVFSGELLAALLAPRVNQPTDLAGLTEAANTIKAYYRSQGYLLTQAYLPEQAFAAEGGTVTIAILEARIGRVTVRTEGAGISQAFAESIVAGQLKRGDAVTEYALDKPVLLLRDLAGYDAGATVEPGERPGEADVLVAVNARGPRADGSVSVDNHGARAAGAARVMLGANLNNLLGHGDALALSAQQSDQAGSALYRIGYTLPVGAYGTRLGINAARLDYTLGKQFEALGASGRADILGLSVSHPLLRGRSANLYGLVSAEQKKLLDETRTPTLKSARDIVAIRAGLVGNFNDSMAGSGALNSYAVNATFGRLTLNAADQALDDGLGGLRTAGGFSKLNLEFQRSQYFDAPYSFHVAAQAQLASKNLSSAEKMVLGGPGGVRGYPVGEGVGDAGFLLNLETRYQLPQAVWGEPLSLLAFYDFGRVRFNQNGPTVPGNDNTLSLGAFGVGATLGRPGRFLIKTYLAWRTTPAQPSTGDPDRSPRAWISAQTWF; encoded by the coding sequence ATGGGTGTTTTGGGCGCTTCTGCCGCCATGGGCAGTGCCGTGCTGGCCCAGGTGCGCGCAGATGTGCGGCCAGACGCCGGCACGCTGCTGGAGCTGCCGGGCCCGCTCCCCTTGTTGCCGCCGCGCAGCGGGCCGGCGGTGGATGTACCCGAGCCCCGGGCCACGGCGCCCGCGCCCGGCACGGCGCGCATGACGCCTGCCGCGTTCAGCTTTACCGGCAACACCGTTTTCTCCGGCGAGCTGCTGGCCGCCTTGCTGGCGCCCAGGGTGAACCAGCCCACCGACCTCGCCGGCCTCACGGAAGCCGCCAACACCATCAAAGCCTATTACCGGTCGCAAGGCTACCTGCTGACGCAGGCCTACCTTCCCGAGCAGGCGTTTGCCGCGGAAGGCGGTACCGTCACCATCGCCATTCTTGAAGCACGCATAGGCCGCGTCACGGTGCGCACCGAAGGCGCGGGCATCTCCCAGGCGTTTGCTGAAAGCATCGTGGCCGGCCAGCTCAAGCGGGGCGACGCCGTCACCGAATACGCGCTCGACAAACCCGTGCTGCTGCTGCGCGACCTCGCAGGCTACGACGCCGGCGCTACCGTCGAGCCCGGGGAGCGCCCGGGCGAGGCCGACGTGCTGGTGGCCGTCAACGCCAGGGGGCCGCGCGCCGACGGCTCGGTGAGCGTGGACAACCATGGCGCGCGTGCAGCGGGCGCGGCGCGCGTCATGCTCGGCGCCAACCTCAATAACCTGCTGGGACACGGCGATGCCCTGGCCCTGAGCGCACAGCAAAGCGACCAGGCCGGCTCGGCCCTGTACCGCATCGGCTACACCCTGCCCGTCGGCGCCTACGGCACCCGGCTGGGGATCAACGCCGCCCGCCTTGACTACACGCTGGGCAAACAATTCGAAGCGCTGGGCGCCAGCGGCCGCGCCGACATCCTGGGCCTCTCTGTGTCCCACCCCCTGCTGCGCGGGCGTTCGGCCAATCTTTATGGCCTTGTCAGTGCCGAGCAGAAAAAGCTGCTGGATGAAACACGTACGCCCACGCTGAAAAGCGCGCGCGACATCGTTGCCATCCGGGCCGGCCTGGTGGGCAACTTCAATGACAGCATGGCCGGCAGCGGCGCCCTGAACAGCTATGCCGTCAATGCGACCTTCGGCCGCCTCACGCTCAATGCCGCCGACCAGGCGCTCGACGACGGCTTGGGCGGCCTGCGCACGGCGGGCGGCTTCAGCAAGCTCAACCTGGAATTCCAGCGCTCGCAGTATTTCGATGCGCCCTACAGCTTCCATGTCGCAGCGCAGGCCCAGCTGGCGTCCAAAAACCTCAGCTCGGCCGAAAAAATGGTGCTCGGCGGGCCGGGCGGCGTGCGCGGCTACCCGGTCGGCGAAGGCGTGGGCGATGCGGGTTTCCTGCTGAACCTGGAAACCCGCTACCAGCTGCCGCAAGCGGTGTGGGGCGAGCCGCTGAGCCTGCTCGCTTTCTACGACTTCGGCCGTGTCCGTTTCAACCAGAACGGCCCCACCGTGCCGGGCAACGACAACACGCTCAGCCTCGGCGCCTTCGGTGTCGGCGCCACGCTGGGCCGGCCCGGCAGGTTCCTGATCAAGACCTACCTCGCCTGGCGCACCACCCCGGCGCAGCCTTCCACCGGCGACCCGGACCGCTCACCGCGCGCCTGGATCTCGGCGCAAACCTGGTTCTAG
- the rsmA gene encoding 16S rRNA (adenine(1518)-N(6)/adenine(1519)-N(6))-dimethyltransferase RsmA: MKHIPRKRFGQHFLTDQGIIESIVQAIAPRPGQAVVEIGPGLAALTQPLVERLGNLTVIELDRDLARQLREHPQLSVVESDILKVDIHALARTACADGQKLRVVGNLPYNISTPILFHLLDAVDVIEDQHFMLQKEVIDRMVASPSSGDYGRLSVMLQWRYAMENVLFVPPQSFDPPPRVDSAIVRMVPHAVPVALDVKLLSELVQVAFSQRRKLLRHTLGQWLAARGFAGAFDVQRRAEEVPVAEYVALAQALEN; encoded by the coding sequence GTGAAACACATCCCGCGCAAGCGCTTCGGCCAGCATTTTCTGACCGACCAGGGCATCATCGAAAGCATCGTTCAGGCGATCGCGCCGCGGCCCGGCCAGGCTGTGGTTGAAATCGGCCCCGGGCTGGCGGCCTTGACGCAGCCCCTGGTCGAGCGCCTGGGGAACCTGACCGTGATCGAACTGGACCGCGACCTGGCCCGGCAGCTGCGCGAGCATCCGCAGCTCAGCGTGGTCGAATCCGATATTCTCAAAGTGGACATCCACGCGCTGGCGCGTACAGCCTGCGCCGATGGGCAAAAGCTTCGCGTCGTCGGCAACCTTCCGTACAACATCTCCACGCCCATCCTGTTTCACCTGCTGGACGCTGTGGACGTGATTGAAGACCAGCATTTCATGCTGCAAAAAGAAGTGATCGACCGCATGGTGGCATCCCCCTCGAGCGGCGACTACGGCCGGCTCAGCGTGATGCTGCAATGGCGGTACGCCATGGAAAACGTCCTCTTTGTCCCCCCGCAAAGTTTTGATCCGCCTCCGCGCGTGGACAGTGCCATTGTGCGCATGGTTCCGCATGCCGTACCTGTGGCGTTGGACGTCAAGCTCCTCAGCGAACTGGTGCAGGTGGCCTTCAGCCAGCGCCGCAAGCTGCTGCGCCACACCTTGGGGCAGTGGTTGGCCGCGCGTGGCTTTGCCGGTGCTTTTGATGTGCAGCGCCGCGCCGAGGAAGTGCCGGTGGCCGAGTACGTGGCATTGGCGCAGGCGCTTGAGAACTGA
- a CDS encoding DUF2061 domain-containing protein, translating to MTQLVRRNLPTLKKTASYYVVHVTVAALVAYAVTGNFLLAITLSLLEPTVQAFAFFFHEKAWQRWGGRGPATPLNATSS from the coding sequence ATGACCCAACTTGTTCGCCGCAACCTGCCGACCCTGAAAAAAACCGCCAGCTATTACGTCGTGCACGTCACCGTCGCGGCGCTGGTGGCCTATGCCGTTACCGGCAACTTCCTGCTGGCCATCACGCTCAGCCTGCTGGAGCCGACCGTGCAGGCCTTTGCCTTTTTCTTCCATGAGAAAGCCTGGCAGCGCTGGGGCGGACGGGGCCCGGCCACGCCGCTTAATGCGACTTCGTCATAA
- a CDS encoding barstar family protein gives MDTPLRRDNDTPLRKDGETPLRGVRPNIVQSIRAFRVQDLQDAATQLNQHFLYANLGNAQSKQDVLDMIAAQYTFPAHFGKNFDALYDCMTDLVHKSGPQPGFIVVLEQIPANAKFDKEAREQLLDIFRDASDYWADRKIPFRCFYSFL, from the coding sequence ATGGATACACCACTTCGTCGGGACAACGATACGCCTTTGCGCAAGGACGGTGAAACGCCTTTGCGCGGCGTGCGTCCCAACATCGTTCAATCGATACGAGCCTTCCGTGTGCAGGACCTGCAGGACGCCGCGACGCAATTGAACCAGCACTTCCTGTATGCCAACCTGGGCAATGCCCAGAGCAAGCAGGACGTCCTGGACATGATTGCGGCGCAGTACACCTTCCCGGCACATTTCGGCAAGAACTTCGACGCGCTGTACGACTGCATGACGGACCTGGTCCACAAGTCGGGCCCGCAGCCCGGCTTCATCGTCGTGCTCGAGCAGATCCCGGCCAACGCCAAATTCGACAAGGAAGCGCGCGAGCAACTGCTCGACATCTTCCGGGATGCCTCGGACTACTGGGCGGATCGCAAGATACCGTTCAGATGCTTCTATTCTTTTCTGTAG
- a CDS encoding ribonuclease domain-containing protein, with the protein MAALLVLATSLGGLIPSMVQAKGPVYPAPADTIAAAQLPQQGRDMMTLIYQGGPFRHDKDGVVFGNRERLLPAKNRGYYREYTVRTPNVQSRGARRIVCGGMKPAAPDACYYTDDHYASFRRIVQ; encoded by the coding sequence ATGGCGGCGCTGCTGGTCTTGGCAACCAGCCTGGGCGGACTGATCCCCAGCATGGTGCAGGCCAAAGGCCCGGTTTATCCGGCCCCGGCCGACACGATTGCAGCGGCCCAATTGCCTCAGCAGGGGCGCGACATGATGACGCTGATTTACCAGGGTGGCCCGTTCAGGCATGACAAGGACGGCGTGGTGTTTGGCAACCGGGAACGGCTTCTTCCCGCCAAAAATCGCGGCTACTACCGTGAGTACACCGTCAGAACGCCCAATGTGCAAAGCCGGGGAGCCCGGCGCATTGTTTGCGGCGGCATGAAACCCGCCGCCCCGGATGCCTGTTATTACACCGACGACCACTATGCGAGTTTTCGCAGAATCGTTCAGTAA
- a CDS encoding NADP-dependent malic enzyme, with protein sequence MPTPSAATPNNEANREEKRAELRRAALEYHEFPTPGKVAIAATKQLTNQRDLALAYSPGVAAPCEEIVKDPNNAFKYTSRGNLVAVVTNGTAVLGLGDIGPLAAKPVMEGKGVLFKKFAGVDVFDIEIDEKDPAKLVDIIASLEPTFGAINLEDIKAPDCFYVERELRKRMKIPVFHDDQHGTAITVGAAVLNALKVVGKGPGQVKLVTSGAGAAALACLNLLLKLGIQRENVFVTDLAGVVYEGRTELMDEDKIQFAQKTDARTLADVIAGADIFLGLSAGGVLKKDMVAKMASKPIILALANPNPEITPEDVRTVRDDAIMATGRTDYPNQVNNVLCFPYIFRGALDAGASTITVEMEIAAVHAIAELAQAEQSEVVAAAYVGEKLAFGPEYLIPKPFDPRLMMKIAPAVAQAAADSGVALRPIQDMNAYREKLQSFVYASGTVMKPIFAAAKSASRKRVAYAEGEEERVLRACQIVVDEGLARPTLIGRPAIIAQRIEKFGLRLKEELDYDVVNVEQDHRYRDFWQTYHRMMERRGVTVQIAKIEMRRRLTLIAGMLLHKGDVDGLICGTWGTTAHHLDYLDQVIGKREGVNTYACMNGLLLPNRQVFLLDTHVNCDPTAEQLAEITTMAAEEMMRFGIKPKAALLSHSNFGSSNAPSALKMRRTLELLREKAPWLEVDGEMHGDMALDADARALIMPNSTLAGEANLLVLPNIDAANISYNLLKTAAGGNIAIGPVLLGANKPMHILTATATVRRIVNMTALTVADANAAR encoded by the coding sequence ATGCCGACACCATCCGCTGCGACGCCTAATAACGAAGCCAACCGCGAAGAAAAACGCGCAGAACTGCGCCGCGCCGCACTTGAGTACCACGAGTTTCCAACCCCCGGCAAGGTCGCCATCGCCGCGACCAAGCAGCTGACCAACCAGCGCGACCTGGCCCTGGCCTACTCCCCCGGTGTCGCCGCTCCCTGCGAAGAAATCGTCAAGGACCCCAACAACGCCTTCAAATACACCAGCCGCGGCAACCTCGTGGCGGTCGTCACCAACGGCACGGCCGTGCTGGGCCTGGGCGACATCGGCCCGCTGGCCGCCAAGCCGGTGATGGAAGGCAAGGGCGTGCTCTTCAAGAAGTTCGCCGGTGTGGACGTGTTCGACATCGAGATCGACGAAAAAGACCCGGCCAAACTGGTCGACATCATTGCCTCGCTGGAGCCGACCTTCGGCGCAATCAACCTGGAAGACATCAAGGCGCCCGACTGCTTTTATGTGGAGCGCGAACTGCGCAAGCGCATGAAGATCCCGGTGTTCCACGACGACCAGCACGGCACGGCGATCACCGTCGGCGCGGCCGTCCTGAACGCCCTGAAAGTGGTCGGCAAGGGCCCGGGCCAGGTCAAGCTCGTGACGTCAGGTGCGGGCGCAGCAGCGCTGGCCTGCCTGAACCTGCTGCTCAAGCTGGGCATCCAGCGTGAAAACGTGTTTGTGACCGACCTGGCCGGTGTCGTGTATGAGGGCCGCACCGAGCTGATGGACGAAGACAAGATCCAGTTCGCACAGAAGACCGACGCGCGCACGCTCGCCGACGTGATTGCCGGCGCGGACATCTTCCTGGGCCTGTCGGCCGGCGGTGTGCTCAAGAAAGACATGGTCGCGAAGATGGCCTCCAAGCCCATCATCCTGGCGCTGGCCAACCCCAACCCCGAGATCACGCCCGAAGACGTGCGCACCGTGCGCGACGACGCCATCATGGCCACCGGCCGCACCGACTACCCCAACCAGGTCAACAACGTCCTGTGCTTCCCGTATATCTTCCGCGGCGCGCTGGATGCCGGCGCCTCGACCATCACCGTCGAGATGGAAATCGCTGCCGTCCACGCCATTGCCGAGCTGGCGCAGGCCGAGCAAAGTGAAGTCGTGGCGGCCGCCTACGTGGGCGAAAAACTCGCGTTCGGCCCCGAGTACCTGATCCCCAAACCCTTCGATCCGCGCCTGATGATGAAGATCGCGCCGGCAGTCGCGCAGGCGGCAGCCGACAGCGGCGTGGCCTTGCGGCCCATCCAGGACATGAACGCTTACCGCGAGAAGCTGCAGAGTTTTGTCTACGCTTCGGGCACCGTCATGAAGCCGATCTTCGCGGCCGCCAAATCGGCCAGCCGCAAGCGCGTGGCCTATGCCGAGGGCGAGGAAGAGCGCGTGCTGCGCGCCTGCCAGATCGTGGTGGACGAGGGCCTTGCACGGCCGACACTGATAGGCCGGCCGGCCATCATCGCGCAGCGCATCGAGAAGTTTGGCCTGCGCCTGAAGGAAGAGCTCGACTACGACGTGGTCAACGTCGAGCAGGACCATCGCTACCGCGACTTCTGGCAGACCTACCACCGCATGATGGAGCGCCGCGGCGTCACTGTGCAGATCGCCAAGATCGAAATGCGCCGCCGCCTCACCCTGATTGCCGGCATGCTGCTGCACAAGGGCGACGTGGACGGCCTGATCTGCGGCACCTGGGGCACCACAGCCCACCACCTGGACTACCTGGACCAGGTCATCGGCAAGCGTGAAGGCGTCAATACCTATGCCTGCATGAACGGCCTGCTGCTGCCCAACCGCCAGGTTTTCCTGCTCGACACGCATGTCAACTGCGACCCGACGGCCGAGCAGCTGGCGGAAATCACCACCATGGCGGCCGAGGAAATGATGCGTTTCGGCATCAAGCCCAAGGCTGCGCTGCTGTCGCATTCAAATTTCGGCTCTTCCAACGCGCCGAGCGCGCTGAAGATGCGTCGCACGCTGGAACTGCTGCGCGAGAAAGCGCCCTGGCTGGAAGTCGACGGCGAAATGCACGGCGACATGGCGCTGGACGCCGATGCCCGCGCGCTGATCATGCCCAACAGCACGCTGGCGGGTGAAGCCAACCTGCTGGTGCTGCCCAATATTGATGCGGCCAATATTTCGTACAACCTGCTCAAAACGGCAGCCGGCGGCAACATCGCCATCGGCCCCGTGCTGCTGGGTGCGAACAAACCGATGCACATCCTGACCGCCACCGCAACCGTGCGCCGTATTGTCAACATGACAGCACTGACGGTTGCCGACGCGAATGCCGCCAGATAA
- a CDS encoding peptidylprolyl isomerase, whose product MTNTRLFPEFFSGFASAAAATLALSILLTAGAQAQGLRPSSPLRLSDPAARAAGQGTAQRQADFIVAVVNSEPITNSEVRLKLIRTEQQIAQQGGAMPPRSELVVQVLERMISDKAQLQMAASSGVRVDENAIDAAVQTVANQNQITVDELRSRLRADGIDYSQFRSEVRDELLVGRLRQREVDSKVVVSEQEIDQFLRDQDGASSDASALGLNLAEILVAVPENATPEQVAALQAKAQQVVDRARAGTDFTALVTEFSSSPTRSAGGQMGLRTADRYPPLFVDATKNLQAGGLAGPVRSGAGFHILKVIEKRQAGMPGIAVTQTRARHILLRLNARLTEAAAIDKLAQLKKRIQAGQTDFAAAARENSDDGSAKEGGDLGWASPGMFVPEFEKVMNGLAPNQISDPLVSRFGVHIIQVLERRETQLSQRDQREIARNVLREKKQGEAYALWAQDVRGRAYVEYREPPQ is encoded by the coding sequence ATGACTAATACCCGCCTTTTTCCGGAATTCTTTTCGGGCTTTGCGTCCGCTGCTGCGGCAACGCTTGCACTCTCGATTCTGCTGACGGCGGGAGCACAGGCCCAGGGGCTCAGGCCGTCCAGCCCATTGCGCCTGTCGGATCCGGCCGCGCGGGCCGCGGGCCAGGGGACTGCGCAGCGCCAGGCCGACTTCATCGTCGCCGTGGTGAATTCCGAACCCATCACCAACAGCGAGGTCCGCCTCAAGCTGATTCGCACCGAGCAGCAAATTGCCCAGCAAGGCGGGGCCATGCCGCCGCGCAGCGAACTGGTCGTGCAAGTGCTCGAACGCATGATCAGCGACAAGGCGCAGCTGCAAATGGCGGCCTCTTCAGGCGTGCGGGTGGACGAAAACGCCATTGACGCGGCGGTTCAAACCGTCGCCAACCAGAACCAGATCACGGTGGACGAGCTGCGCAGCCGCCTGAGGGCGGACGGCATCGACTATTCGCAATTCCGCTCCGAAGTGCGTGACGAGCTGCTTGTGGGCCGCCTGCGCCAGCGCGAGGTCGACTCGAAGGTCGTCGTGAGCGAGCAGGAGATCGACCAGTTCCTGCGCGACCAGGACGGCGCCAGCAGCGATGCGTCGGCACTGGGGCTCAACCTGGCCGAGATTCTGGTGGCGGTGCCCGAGAACGCCACGCCGGAGCAGGTCGCCGCCTTGCAGGCCAAAGCCCAGCAGGTGGTTGACCGCGCGCGCGCAGGCACCGACTTCACCGCCCTGGTCACCGAGTTTTCTTCCTCTCCCACCCGCAGCGCCGGTGGGCAGATGGGTTTGCGGACCGCGGACCGTTATCCCCCCCTCTTTGTGGACGCCACCAAAAACCTGCAGGCTGGCGGGCTGGCAGGCCCCGTGCGAAGCGGCGCGGGCTTTCACATCCTGAAGGTGATCGAGAAGCGGCAAGCCGGCATGCCCGGCATCGCCGTGACGCAAACCCGCGCCAGGCACATCCTGCTGCGCTTGAATGCCAGGCTGACGGAAGCTGCCGCCATCGACAAACTGGCCCAGCTCAAGAAGCGCATCCAGGCAGGTCAGACCGATTTTGCGGCCGCTGCCCGTGAAAACAGCGATGACGGCTCGGCCAAAGAAGGCGGGGATCTCGGCTGGGCCAGCCCCGGGATGTTTGTGCCGGAGTTCGAGAAAGTCATGAACGGCCTGGCGCCGAACCAGATTTCCGATCCGCTGGTGTCCCGCTTCGGTGTGCACATCATCCAGGTGCTGGAGCGCCGTGAAACCCAGCTCTCGCAAAGAGACCAACGCGAAATTGCGCGCAATGTGCTGCGCGAGAAAAAACAGGGCGAAGCCTATGCGCTGTGGGCCCAGGACGTCCGTGGCCGTGCCTATGTGGAGTACCGTGAGCCGCCGCAATAG
- a CDS encoding LPS-assembly protein LptD: MRRASHSPFILSPIAQAVSRLVVFATLGMAAAGTAHAQSAQAEGTLRLKPSPQLAEEVSDDPENRGPTFVYGDRVSGRPDIETVIDGNAELRRGATSIRADRIEYYQPEDQVKSRGNVRINRAGNRFEGPELDIKLDRFEGFFTTPAYRFLSNGGNGQAERVDFLDENHLTAHRASYTTCEREDEASWEPAWVLRAKSFEFDFETEVGVANSAVVRFKDVPILAFPKVSFPLSDKRKSGLLPPTVSMGSTNGFEFRQPYYFDIAPNRDATFSPAILAKRGVDLAGEFRYLEPNYSGVVRGNFLPGDKLRNRDRWSYAYQHSGTINTGLPSIGGLNLNLNLNRVSDNDYWRDFPAQSGATTQRLLSQDAILSWGTGNFSTSLRTLKWQTLQDVTSPIVPPYDRLPQLTAAYTRVDAPLGRLGNGFDWSIEGDYTRFSADSNLTKQPNSNRAFTRLQLARPWLSPSGFITPKVQLHATTYQFDSMLPNGATTASRVVPTFSLDAGLQFERNASFLGRSFTQTLEPRAFYVRTPYRDQSLLPNYDSGINDFNFATVFTENAFVGNDRISDANLLTLGVTSRLLDPGTGAEAMRVGVAQRLRFEDQRVTLPGALPVTDRISDLLVGASVNWVPQWSFDGTVQYNPKTKQSERTSLGVRYNPGNYRVISAAFRRQRNISEQIDIGWQWPINDLWGDKGKDLGAGQGQGAGRYYAVGRLNYSVLDKRLVDSIIGVEYDGCCWIGRVLLQRSQTGTGTADTRIMFQLELVGFSRIGANPLETLKSNVPRYQYLREKINTPSRFTTYD, encoded by the coding sequence ATGCGCCGCGCATCCCACTCGCCTTTTATTCTCTCCCCGATAGCGCAAGCTGTCTCCAGGCTGGTGGTTTTTGCCACGCTGGGGATGGCCGCCGCCGGGACGGCGCACGCCCAATCGGCGCAGGCCGAAGGCACCTTGAGGCTCAAGCCTTCGCCCCAGCTGGCCGAAGAAGTCTCCGACGACCCCGAGAACCGCGGCCCTACGTTTGTGTACGGCGATCGTGTATCAGGCCGCCCGGACATCGAGACGGTGATCGACGGCAATGCCGAGTTGCGCCGCGGCGCCACATCGATCCGCGCGGACCGCATCGAGTACTACCAGCCCGAGGACCAGGTTAAAAGCCGCGGCAATGTGCGCATCAACCGGGCCGGCAACCGGTTTGAAGGCCCCGAGCTGGACATCAAGCTCGACCGCTTCGAAGGTTTTTTCACGACGCCCGCCTACCGCTTCCTCAGCAACGGCGGCAACGGCCAGGCCGAGCGCGTGGACTTTCTCGACGAGAACCACCTGACGGCCCACCGCGCCAGCTACACCACCTGCGAGCGTGAAGACGAGGCCAGCTGGGAGCCCGCATGGGTGTTGCGCGCCAAGAGTTTCGAGTTCGACTTTGAAACCGAGGTGGGGGTGGCCAATTCCGCGGTGGTGCGCTTCAAGGACGTTCCCATCCTGGCCTTTCCGAAGGTGAGTTTTCCGCTGAGCGACAAACGCAAGTCCGGCCTGCTGCCGCCGACCGTGAGCATGGGGTCGACGAACGGCTTTGAGTTTCGCCAGCCTTACTATTTCGACATCGCGCCTAACCGCGACGCAACCTTTTCACCGGCGATCCTCGCCAAGCGCGGCGTGGACCTGGCGGGTGAGTTCCGTTACCTGGAGCCCAACTATTCAGGAGTGGTGCGCGGCAATTTCCTGCCGGGCGACAAACTGCGCAACCGCGACCGCTGGTCGTATGCCTATCAGCACAGCGGCACCATCAATACCGGCTTGCCTTCCATCGGTGGCCTGAACCTGAACCTCAACCTGAACCGCGTCAGCGACAACGATTACTGGCGTGATTTCCCCGCGCAGTCTGGCGCTACCACCCAGCGGCTGCTGTCGCAGGACGCGATCCTGTCGTGGGGCACGGGCAACTTTTCCACCAGCCTGCGTACGCTGAAGTGGCAGACGCTGCAGGACGTGACCTCGCCCATCGTCCCGCCCTATGACCGCCTGCCGCAGCTCACGGCTGCCTACACGCGGGTGGATGCGCCCCTGGGACGGCTGGGCAACGGCTTTGACTGGTCGATCGAAGGCGACTACACCCGCTTTTCGGCCGACAGCAACCTGACCAAGCAGCCCAACAGCAACCGCGCGTTCACGCGCCTGCAGCTGGCCCGGCCCTGGTTGTCGCCCTCTGGGTTCATCACGCCCAAGGTGCAGCTGCATGCCACCACCTACCAGTTTGACTCGATGCTGCCGAACGGGGCCACGACGGCCTCGCGTGTCGTGCCGACCTTCAGCCTGGATGCCGGCCTGCAGTTCGAGCGCAATGCAAGCTTTTTGGGCCGCAGCTTTACGCAAACGCTGGAGCCGCGGGCTTTTTATGTCCGCACACCTTACCGCGACCAGAGCTTGCTGCCCAACTACGACTCCGGTATCAACGACTTCAACTTTGCGACGGTGTTCACCGAGAACGCCTTTGTCGGCAACGACCGGATTTCAGACGCGAACCTGCTGACCCTGGGCGTGACCTCGCGCTTGCTGGATCCCGGCACCGGTGCCGAAGCCATGCGTGTCGGCGTTGCGCAGCGGCTGCGCTTTGAAGACCAGCGGGTGACCTTGCCGGGCGCGCTGCCGGTCACCGACCGCATCAGCGACCTGCTGGTGGGTGCGTCGGTGAACTGGGTGCCGCAGTGGTCATTCGATGGGACGGTCCAGTACAACCCCAAAACCAAGCAGTCCGAGCGTACGTCCCTCGGCGTGCGTTACAACCCCGGCAATTACCGCGTCATCAGTGCCGCATTTCGCCGCCAGCGCAACATCAGCGAGCAAATCGACATAGGCTGGCAATGGCCTATCAACGATTTGTGGGGCGACAAGGGCAAGGACCTGGGCGCCGGCCAGGGCCAGGGCGCGGGACGCTATTACGCCGTCGGCCGGCTGAACTACAGCGTGCTCGACAAGCGGCTGGTCGACTCCATCATCGGCGTCGAGTACGACGGCTGCTGCTGGATAGGCCGTGTCCTGCTGCAACGCTCGCAAACCGGGACCGGGACGGCGGACACCCGGATCATGTTCCAGCTGGAACTGGTGGGGTTCTCCCGTATCGGCGCCAACCCCCTGGAAACCCTCAAGTCAAATGTTCCGCGCTACCAGTACCTGCGTGAGAAAATCAATACCCCAAGCCGTTTCACCACTTATGACTAA